The genomic stretch TGTATGTGTTTTGCTGATTATTAATGAACTGTTTTTTcttcttaataaaaaaatttccaaTATATTTTAATGATTGACAGGCACAGTGAAGCACGAAGTATGTATGAAAAGCTTCAATCTCACCCAAATGTTCAAGTAAGCAAGAAAGCAAGACATTTCATGTTCAGTTTTCAGGTAGTTTCCGGTGGCTTTTAAGTTTAGGAGTTTATGTAAAATGATTTGCTAAATACCAGTGCAACACATAACTAATAGGAAATTTTACAATAGTTGATTCCCTTGAAAATAATATTTCGCAACATTTTTTACATGAAAGCTTGTAAATGGACATCCATTCTCCAACTTTACTttataataaaagtaaaaatggGGAATTTTAGTTAGGAAAATCGAATTTATTTTTCTACATTTAAACATATTTGGATCTAGCTCTGTCGTATTGCTTGCTTCTGCTCAACTTGTTCTTAAGCTTTGTTTTCTTTCCATGGTAGTGATTTTCTTTCTTTGCTAATAAAAAAAGAATATTGATTTGAATGTAAACtacaataaatatattttcattggATATTTCTTATACATGAACTCTTGCAGGCTATGGAAATGATGAAGGTGAGGACAGGTTCTTCAAGTTATTCGAAGAACACATTCTATGAGAGTTATTTCGATGCCTTTATTGAAAAGAAAATAGACTACACCGTTAAAGTTAAAGATGAAGTGGTTAAAGAAAGTTCAACGAATCAGGTTATTctgtattttctttttctaacttCTCCTATTTTTGTTGTACTACTTCTTGCAGTACAGAAAAGattataaatttctttattttgtCTGTATATAAGTCCTTGAAACACAAGATATAGAGTGTATCCAGTTTGGAAGATGCAAATTCACCTTAACTTTTTAATATCAAATTTACATGGTTAGTCTTGTGCTCACTCTAATAAAGATCATTCGAACTTCTAAAATAcacaaataagaagaaaaaaaactacaCTTTATTTGCTAcggattataaaa from Vicia villosa cultivar HV-30 ecotype Madison, WI unplaced genomic scaffold, Vvil1.0 ctg.000628F_1_1_3, whole genome shotgun sequence encodes the following:
- the LOC131629994 gene encoding uncharacterized protein LOC131629994, with the translated sequence HSEARSMYEKLQSHPNVQVSKKARHFMFSFQAMEMMKVRTGSSSYSKNTFYESYFDAFIEKKIDYTVKVKDEVVKESSTNQVILYFLFLTSPIFVVLLLAVQKRL